DNA sequence from the Colletotrichum higginsianum IMI 349063 chromosome 10, whole genome shotgun sequence genome:
GGCGGAGACGAGCGGCGGGAGAAAGTGGGACCAGCCAAGGACGATCTGAACGGGATCCGAAGCGTGAATTCAACCTCCCTTTCAAGTCATTCATCCCGGGCGAGAGAGATCCAACAATCGTCCAACTTGCGACATGTTCCTACACTCCTCGAGAACCCACGCGCTCACAGATGGAGCATCGGTTCTTCCGAGCCTAAGAGAGAAACAACTTCGCCGTCATTCGTTCGCAAATAGGTACGAACACGCGTCCCGCGATCCTTCAGCGCCGCTAGAGATGCTGCGCCCAGCAATAAGCAACCAGCCCCAAACGGCGTTCCGGCGACGTGGGAAAAGCCCGCTTCGGCTCCCTTTACGCAACGAAAGCCGCGTAATAGTGTTTCGATGATGCGGTCATCTCCGCCGGCCATTTGGATGCTTGCTAGTTGGTATAAACCAAGGTGAAAGGCCAACAACAGCCGAGGATTGACCTGCCAATATCTCGATACGCCAGCTCCCACCACCCGCACCGCACACCAATAGCCCATGATGTCCGTCATCGAGTCGGAACGAAATCCGCGCGCTGGCGCTGAAGAGTCCGAGTCCTTGTGCGAGACTCCTCCGCCGCATGAGCTGCACTCTTCCGGCGCCCTGCTATCTAGCGAAGCGGCAGTATCAGGTTAGACTCCTCGTCGAACGGTGGGAGTGGGGGTGCTCTTGGACGGCAGAGACTGACCCTTGCGTAGCCGAAGGACATGTCACGATCAGCTTCCAGTCGGATTGTCCACAGCAACTTGCGGAACAGCTCCCCCCTTTTCCGACAGCCGAGAGGGCCGCATTACCGATTAACGGAGCGGAAAACATACCGCCTCTGAATATTGTCATTCAAGTGGTGGGCAGTCGTGGTAAGGGCAAAGTTGTCATTGACGGCCTACATCCACCCCTTACCTGTTCCCTCCTCTAAATGCTCATGACTTACATGCCTTCCATAGGTGACGTTCAGCCCTTCATCGCCCTTGGGACCGCCCTGCGTCGGTACGGCCATCGGGTCCGACTTGCGACGCATGACAACTTCGCcggcttcgtcactgactCTGGCTTGGAATTTTTTCCCATCGGCGGCGATCCTGCAGATCTGATGTCGGTATGTCTGGCGTTCCATGAGCCACATTTTGATCTGAGCCGGAAACTAACTGCTGCGAAGTACATGGTCCGCAACCCCGGGCTGATCCCTTCTATGGAATCTTTGAAGGGAGGCGACGTGGGTCGAAAGCGCCGCATGATGCGCGAGATGCTCCACGGGTTTTGGCGCTCTTGCATCGACCCGGGCCCCGTTAGCAGACGGCCGTTTGTCGCCGatgccatcatcgccaacccCCCGAGCTTCGCTCACGTGCACTGCGCCCAGGCACTCGGCGTCCCAGTCCACATCATGTTCACGATGCCGTGGACCGCGACGCGTGCGTTCCCGCATCCGCTGGCCAACATCCAGCGCAGCAAAGACCTGGAACCGCAGGTGACGAACTGGCTGTCGTACGGCGTGGTCGAGCTGATGACCTGGCAAGGCCTGGGCGATGTCATCAACAGCTGGCGGCGAAGTGACCTCGAACTTGCACCAATCCCAGCCAGCATGGGCCCGGGCATCACGACCTTTCTCAAGATCCCGCATACCTATTGTTGGTCCCCAGCAGTGGTTTCCAAGCCCGCTGATTGGGGGCCGGAGGTTGATGTGTGTGGTTTCTTCATGCGCGATGAGCCAGCCTACAGTCCGcccgccgacctcgatgCCTTCCTCTCATCGGGACCTCCTCCGGTGTATGTCGGGTTCGGTAGCATCGTAATCGACGATCCGACGCGCTTGACGGAAATCGTTCTGGAAGCCGCACGCGTCTGCGGTACTCGTCTCCTGATCTCACGAGGATGGAGcaagctcggcgagggcaggcCGAACACGGGCAATGTGTTTTACCTGGGCGACTGTCCGCACGAGTGGCTGTTCAAGCGGGTGTCGGCAGTGGTGCACCACGGAGGCGCCGGGACGACTGCCTGCGGTCTCGTCAACGCGCGCCCGACCGTCATCGTGCCGTTCTTCGGCGACCAACCGTTCTGGGGCCGAGTCGTCGCGAAAGCGGGTGCGGGTCCCGCGCCCATCCCGCAAAAGGAGCTCGACGCGATGAGACTGGCGGAAGCCATTCGTTTCTGTCTGTCGCCCGTGGCAAACCAGGCCGTTCAAGCCGTGGCGGAGAAAATGCGTCAGGAacacggcgtcgacgccgcggtgCGGTCGTTTCACCGCAACATCCCAGCCAGCGCCATGTGCTGTCATCTCTTTCCCGACCAGCCTGCCGCATGGACGTACGAGAAGACCTCGAAGACGGGACGGAAAAGCCTGAAGCTTTCGAACCAGGCGGCTGCGTGTCTGCTTGGGTCGGAGAGAGTGAAGGTTACCGACTTGAGAGTGCTTCGAACGAACGAGTACGATACCGACGTCAAGCGATGGGACCCTCTAACTGGCGGCGCCTCCTCGCTCCTCGGCACCATTACTGACTTCACGTTCGCTCTCGGCGGGACATTTATCGACCCGTGGAAGGCATACAAGCGCACCAGAACCTCCGGCCAGGATGCGGGACGCGCCAGCGATGCAGCCGCCATGGCCTTTGGCAACGGGTTCGTCTCCATGACCAAGGCGGTGGTCAAAGGCGGCTTCGTTGACCTTCCTTTGGCCATCGCCGAAGGTTTGCACCACGCGCCTCGATTATATGGCGACAAGCCCCGGGAGCACGGCAAGGTGGAGGACTGGAAGAGCGGCAGGACCGTGGCTGCCAAGGTGAGTCGAGCCGCCAAGTGAAATCGCATCAACAACATGACCTGACCTGATCTCAGACCTTTGGAACTGGCTTTTACGACGGGTTTACAGGTGTCTTTACCGATCCTTACAAAGGTGCGAAGGAAGGAGGGGCTCTTGGTCTAGCCAAAGGGCTGGGCACAGGGACTGTCGGGCTCGCCCTCAAGCCGGGAGCAGGTAAGAAAggtcccccctcccccgtcttTGGGTTGCTGCTCGAGCAAGGAAGCCAACTTGATTCGGTGAACCACGTCGGGCAAAGCTAACCCGGTGGTGATCTACCTACCCAGCTATTGTCGGGCTTCTTGCCTACCCTGCGCAAGGTATTCATAAATCCCTCAAAGCAAGGACAGGCCGGAGCCGCGCAGTGTGGACGGCAAAATCAGCAGTTCTGGACCACGACCAACGGCAGCGCAACGGGACaccccgcggcggcggaagcaAGGCCCTGCAGGTTTTTGACGCGTACTTTGCGCCATGAAGTCACTTCCGAGGAGCCCATCGGCGCATGCCCGatcgcagcagcagcagccactTGGGCGTCGGTATTACCAAGCGGTTGGGAAGCTCTCCTCCCTCGTGATTTCCCCGATGAATGGGTTCAATTGTTTATCGGGATCTCCGCGGTGCATGAAAGAAAGGTGTCTTGCCCTAGTGGCTGGGGTATGGGGTATTATTGCCCTCGCCGTGCTGCGCATGAGACTCGTGAGGAACAAACACCTAGAGAGCGACAGCCACCCCACGGGACGAAAGAAACGCAGCCCAACGAGTGAAactgggaggaggggggggggagagaaacgAGGTTGGATCACACTTTCATGGGAACGAAAACACTCCAAACAAAAAGCGGGGCGACGCCGGACCCCGGTCCGGCCATCAAGGTGCTCCACGCCGAGTCGAGCGGGGCCCGAGGACCCGGATGGCCCGCCGGCTCAGTCTCTAGCCTTTCAAGCTTGTAAAAAGAAAAGTACTTCggccttcctcccccccaacgTCACGTAAACCCAGAAACCCATAATCCCACGAGCCAACACGACTTAGCACTTCTTGGCCGTGGAGCCGTGCCTCTCCGGCCGAGCCTCGCCATTCGCCGGACCACTCGATTGGCCAATCGAACACGCCAACACCGAGCTGATCGTGAGCTTGGCGTTGAGCTGCCCGCGCCTTGGCATCACCCGACTAACACCTCTCTTtcgcgctctctctcgctctctcgcAGGGTCATGGACTCTCAAAAGTCGCTTCCCGGGAAGCCTGTCGTGACCGACATGACGAACTCCACTGGGGCAATATTGGAACTTTTCATCCCCCcgcctctctcttcctcatcaAAGAAGCTTGCTTACACGTCCAAGCGAAGAGGGGAACGAGGGTGaccaggggaggggaggaagagagaaggacgagggTTAGACATGGAGGTGATATCCGGCCGATGGCCGCAGAAGCACGAGGGAAAAAGTCTCCCCAGCCAGTGAGCAGCAGGACCAGCGCGGGATGGAGACCATGCCCGATCAACGCACACGACCGGGCTAGGATGAAAAGGATGCGCTTGCCTGCGGACGTGAGACCCAAAGGTGCCCACGCAGGCTCTGCAAGGCATGGCTAGCAGAGTCTTGgcccgagcagctgggcTCGACGAAGCTTGTGAAGGGAACTTCATTGGAGAACCCGAGGAGATGGGACCCCTCGAACCcgaagagagaagagagaaaaatgTGGCAACCCGCGTCGGCATCTCGCAGCTATAAAAGACCTTTGCATGCCCTCGCCATGATGAACATATTGTTTCTAAGCTCTAAGCTCCCCCAGTTCTCCCAACTCAAGCTCAAACTCGtcctcagcagcagcagcagcagcagcatcaacatCTAGCTTCACTTGGAAAcccttcctcttccacccTCCCCTCAGTcaagatgatgtacggctTCGCCACCGCAGCCCTGCTGCTCTCCGCCCTCACGGACGCGACccccctcgcccgccgccaggCTTCCGAGACCGTCTCCGtccccgctgccgccgccaccccgaCGCCGCAGGCCCCCTACGACTGGTCCGCCGGCTGGCAGAAGAC
Encoded proteins:
- a CDS encoding Sterol glucosyltransferase — its product is MSVIESERNPRAGAEESESLCETPPPHELHSSGALLSSEAAVSAEGHVTISFQSDCPQQLAEQLPPFPTAERAALPINGAENIPPLNIVIQVVGSRGDVQPFIALGTALRRYGHRVRLATHDNFAGFVTDSGLEFFPIGGDPADLMSVCLAFHEPHFDLSRKLTAAKYMVRNPGLIPSMESLKGGDVGRKRRMMREMLHGFWRSCIDPGPVSRRPFVADAIIANPPSFAHVHCAQALGVPVHIMFTMPWTATRAFPHPLANIQRSKDLEPQVTNWLSYGVVELMTWQGLGDVINSWRRSDLELAPIPASMGPGITTFLKIPHTYCWSPAVVSKPADWGPEVDVCGFFMRDEPAYSPPADLDAFLSSGPPPVYVGFGSIVIDDPTRLTEIVLEAARVCGTRLLISRGWSKLGEGRPNTGNVFYLGDCPHEWLFKRVSAVVHHGGAGTTACGLVNARPTVIVPFFGDQPFWGRVVAKAGAGPAPIPQKELDAMRLAEAIRFCLSPVANQAVQAVAEKMRQEHGVDAAVRSFHRNIPASAMCCHLFPDQPAAWTYEKTSKTGRKSLKLSNQAAACLLGSERVKVTDLRVLRTNEYDTDVKRWDPLTGGASSLLGTITDFTFALGGTFIDPWKAYKRTRTSGQDAGRASDAAAMAFGNGFVSMTKAVVKGGFVDLPLAIAEGLHHAPRLYGDKPREHGKVEDWKSGRTVAAKTFGTGFYDGFTGVFTDPYKGAKEGGALGLAKGLGTGTVGLALKPGAARTGRSRAVWTAKSAVLDHDQRQRNGTPRGGGSKALQVFDAYFAP